The DNA sequence GAGAGGGACAGCGAGGACGACAGGAGGCAGCCGTCGGCCAACAGCTCGGCCTCCTCTCCCACCGTTGACTCAAACTGTAGAGCAGCTCAGAGGGATTCTTGTGCCGCTGGCGCCGCGAAGAGTCACAGGACTCAGAAAGCCGACCAGCCGGCGAGGGGGTTCCTCCGCTCAAATGGAAAACCGAGCGCTCACATACTGCAGATAAAGAACGTGAGGTCCCTGAAGCAGCCCCCGCCCCGCTCCTCTCACCCGGGCCAGAGCATCCAGCGGTGGCACAGCTGTAGAGAGTGCGGGAAGGGCTTCAGCTTCGCCTGCCAGCTGGAGGTCCACATGCGCTGGCACACAAAGGAGAAGCCGTACAGCTGCGCGGTGTGCAGGAAGAGCTTCACCACGGTCAGCATGCTGAAGAGGCACCACCGCATCCACACCGGGGAGAAGCCCTTCCACTGCCACGTCTGCGGGAAATGCTTCAACCAGTCGGCGCACCTCAACACCCACTTCAGACTACACACCAGAGAGAGGGCCGGCTGGAGCCGAGTGCCGCAGTCCAAGTGAAGTCGGAATAAGAGGGGGCGGATCTGTAAACTGTGAAAATGCCTGAAGTGTCCAACCTTCAGCTTCAGACGGTGTACACTACTGCTGTTTGATCGTGTCTTATTGTTGTGCAATAAAGCTCTGCATATGAAGAGTTTGGATCCACTGATTGTGTTGTTTATCTTTATCAAATTAACAAATGTTatttggaaatggaaatggaactTAACTCACATTATAAATGTCCACTCCAGGTGGACCTGCCCAGCAAAGGACCGGAGCAACGACTGACTTCTCACCCACAAAACTGAGACAACAGACCTTCCTATAGTAGACAGGTATAACTCATTGTATTCATGGTGGCTCTGTTCACGAGCCAGCGCCCACAGTACAAGAGCTGGAACAGGATAACTCATTTGAAAACAATCATTATAATTGTATTGGTTCTAGGGAGTCAAGATATCCGCGGTGAGAAAAGTCTTTCGCGTTAATTTGCAAAACCACAGTCATAAGCTGATCGGtaacgaagtgtctgctgcagaacCTTCatgtgagaggtgacggagaaatgcaggggagaagcattctaaatataaattagccGATAGTGTTGGTTccgaggctactgtactggacagtgtgtctgtgctattagtgggaagaagctgattattattttctgatgatgataatcttattagtaagaagctcatgaaatcattgctactaagagttggaggaatagactgttaAATAGAGCTAATTGGACTAATTTCCAGTCTAGATGAGAATCATCTAGATTagtggaacgccacttcctttctaacctacgtgacgtctgttttaaagcacgtgtttgTGCGTTGTGCCAcggagctatcctcctctgtttgactgtcttcttttttcagagTGGCGACAGTGTTGAGTGTGGTACTCAATGACGCTGCTGTACTATTAACAACATCATTGATTTGTCAGAGTAAAGTTTTGGTAACTATCCTGCATTGTACAGGACACATGGCAGCGAAGAAAGTaacaaatggattttttttctttagcagGAGagtcagtctgtgtttttttctgaaatgacaCGTGGTGGAAATGTCTGCCGTGAAACAGATTTAGAGTTGCATAGTGTCTTTTCAGTGTTGTTCCTTGTGCCTGTCATTGTGTGTACCATGTTTACAAGGTTGTGTAATTGGTGGAACGACCTGATCGTTTGAACGGTCCAATGAGACGCTGTTGGTCCTGTCTGACACGAAGAGCCTGATGTGGTAACAACACCGACATCTGCTGGAGATCTGCTGGTACTGACTGACattgagaaaagaaatgcagaaaatgacaatacacaaacaaaccctcCTCTCTGTAGAAACTTGACGTGTATCCTGTAATCTTCCAAAGTAGTACTGAGCTCAATGGTCAGTTAACAACTGACTGTGGTCCACAACCAAACATGTGAGGGGAGGTGAATCTTAATGTTAGTTATCTCACATAATAAGATTGTGAAGCCCCTTAAGGCAAATATGGGATATTTTGAGAATATTTGTGATATGGGGCTCGATAGAATTTGTCCTGATCAGACTGAAAGTACTTGGACGTTTACACAGATGATGTTCTTGCGGCACAGGAGTGAGAGAGGTCATCAACCAACCTTGGTGGTTCGATCCTCTTCACTCAGCTTgacaaagtgtccttgggcaagacacttaacccttacttgcctctgacagctcttccagcaatgtatgaatgtatgtgaatgtaacttgtactgtaaaagcactttgagtggtcgatacGACTAGgaaagcactatataaatacagtccatttaacacGTTCTTAGGCCTCagcacatttattttgaaataaaatacttGATAAAACATCGAAGAACCAAGTCTCAGCTTTATTTTTGAGCAGATTTAAATCAACACAGTGTGGGAGAAGGAAGAATTTAAACACAGTGTCAAAATTTCAAGTGTTCAAGAGCAATTGGACGGATACACATGACACACAGGGATAcaaagaaaatgataataatgataatattcaTACTTAATATTCAATGCAGCATCCTTTACAGTTTACAGACCAGAAACCACATTTTGTCTCTTCCCTGGTAGCCTTATGTTATGAGActttaatatttataaataaacataaaatggTACATATTGAAGCATATTAAAACATTAACCTAACTCTCCCGATGTCGGAGACTTAGGGTGAGCTGGCGCTCATTTTGGAATTTATATCTGTAATCTAATTCTTTCTGTCACTAACCAGAGCTcgtgaccataggtgagggttAGAACGCAGATTGACTGTCCCAACTCAGCTCAGCCTCACACTCCATTTtgcacataataataataatattataattaacTTAATTTCTATGGCACTTTTCTTAAAAAGGCTACAAAGTGATTTCCATAAAAAAACTGCAGATAAAAACCAAGAACATCACAACCTACaacaatgaaatataatacaaaaaacagaGGTATCATAAACTATAAAacacctgagaaaaaaataatatatatacatatgtatatatatatctatatctatatatatatacacatacatacatgcatatacatatgcatacacatATCTACATGAATACATACCTTCATATACGCACCTACACAGATACAcgtacatgcatacatacaaatacacatatatacattaaaTGGACAAAAGGCAAGGAGGGATGATAAAACccaacaataaattaaatattcataaacgCTTTTCCTATTGCACATAAAGTTCAGAAgaattcagtcagtattaatgACAGGAGCTCGATATTGAGTAGATTTCTTGTACCgtacacaaaatcaaaaaagtgTTAGTTTATGATGTCCAACAACCTCCTTCTCGGTCTCTGCGGGTGTATTTCACTCTCAGAATTATGTCGTCATCGAACAGACAGAGCGGCTCCATAGTGTCTAAGACTATCTGAGCACATCCAGGGCAGAGGGCGACCCGACCTCGCTGCTAAAGACTAAGCATTCAAACAGTCTGGACAGATTTTCCCCCGACAACGATGAGTACAAATCTCTGAGCGCTCGCAAAATAGATGCTTATTAAACTTTCAGTTACTCTCCGGTCGTCCTTGTCAAGCCTGCACCATGGGTACAGAGGCAAGATTAGAAAGGTCTAGATTAGAGAGATTAAAGAGTTTAAGCGGCACACATGTCGGCTGGATTGAAAAACAGATTGTTCTAAAAACATGAATGATCCACTCCCTccaaagagacatttttttgatGTCTCTGAATACTGAATACTTCTGAAGGTGATGATCACTAAAAACGGAAAATATatccttcattcattcaactaTTTTATTGAGCCTGAAACAGCGTATATTttcaattaattgttttcatAGGTAAACATATGGTCATAggtaaagatatatattttttcataggTAAACACAACCATGTTACCAAATATTATGGTTATTAAAAAACCCGCAAATAgatttttgattaattgattatattCATTTAGATTGAAAAATCTCAAATCATGTCGTTAATaagataattgaaaaaaaaatacattctttatttttcatgcttCATATGGTCGGAGAAGCATAAGGAAAAGATGATGTG is a window from the Scophthalmus maximus strain ysfricsl-2021 chromosome 6, ASM2237912v1, whole genome shotgun sequence genome containing:
- the LOC118309160 gene encoding zinc finger protein 79-like isoform X1 — its product is MSGLELLNVFVNDRLTAAAEEILRAVRDALLEHQRELLRSKAENERLRRLLNVAVQRLLLQPEPPSALPRDDVQPCEWRSGVELLPLVKEEPNLRHIQTDCSQEASDSEEGTCSHPEQRRGSHPVPPRTVSPPPRTPHELKAERDSEDDRRQPSANSSASSPTVDSNCRAAQRDSCAAGAAKSHRTQKADQPARGFLRSNGKPSAHILQIKNVRSLKQPPPRSSHPGQSIQRWHSCRECGKGFSFACQLEVHMRWHTKEKPYSCAVCRKSFTTVSMLKRHHRIHTGEKPFHCHVCGKCFNQSAHLNTHFRLHTRERAGWSRVPQSK
- the LOC118309160 gene encoding zinc finger protein 79-like isoform X2 gives rise to the protein MTIDVVIMMSMNQLIGPDHLTGSLPEPPSALPRDDVQPCEWRSGVELLPLVKEEPNLRHIQTDCSQEASDSEEGTCSHPEQRRGSHPVPPRTVSPPPRTPHELKAERDSEDDRRQPSANSSASSPTVDSNCRAAQRDSCAAGAAKSHRTQKADQPARGFLRSNGKPSAHILQIKNVRSLKQPPPRSSHPGQSIQRWHSCRECGKGFSFACQLEVHMRWHTKEKPYSCAVCRKSFTTVSMLKRHHRIHTGEKPFHCHVCGKCFNQSAHLNTHFRLHTRERAGWSRVPQSK